From the bacterium genome, the window CGGCCATCTGCCCCAGCCGGCCGGTGATGTAGCCGCGGCGGTTCATCGACTACTAGGCGAGCGACACCTTCCAGTACAGCGGCACGCTGAGCGGCGTCCGTAAAAACCCTCGGACGTTTGGCGTGAGGTAATTCACCGACGGCGTGTAGTAGAGCGAGATCGTGCCGCCGACGTCCTGATTGTAGATGTTCTGAATCTCGTTGTAGAGCGCCTCGCGCTTGCGCTGGTCGAGTTCTTCGGCCGCGGCCTTCACCAGCTGCACCGCGTGTGCGCTCGGCTGGTAGCCGCTGTTCATGCGGGGGTCGACGAAGAAGAATTGGACCAGCTGATCGGGATCCATCATGCCGTTCGTCCACTGGTAGCCGGAGATGGCATCGTAGGCGCCCTTGTACCACGCGGCCACGAGGGCCGCGCCGTCCGTTTCCTGGATCTGGACCTGGATGCCGATGTCCCCCCACATCTGCTGGGCGAGGACCGCGTTGTCGCGGCCCAGCTGGCTGCCGCTCGGTAGCTGGAGCGTGATGCCGCTCCGGCCGTTGGGATACTTCGACTCTTTCATCAACTGCTTCGCCCGCGCCGGGTCGAAGGGCAGGGAGGCGCGGCTGTTCCAGAAGAGGCCGCTGCGCGGCATGAACGAGTTCGCCGGGACCGCGAGGCCGGCCGTCGCCCGATCGACGTACACCTTTCGGTCGAGTGCCAGGCTCATCGCCTGCCGCACTTTGACGTCGTCGAACGGCGGCCGCGTGGTCTGGACGACCAGGAAGTACACTTGCTGCTGAGCGAACGTCAGCAACTGGCCCCGCGGATCGCGCTTGAGCACCGCCAGCTGGCTGAACGGGATGGCCTCGGCGCCGTTCAGGTTGCCCGCCTGGATCTGGAGTACCTTGGTGGTGTCCTCGGGCACTTGCTTGATGATGACCTGATCGAGGTAGGGGTAGGGCTTGCCGTCCGGGGCCGTTTCCCAGTAATGCGGGTTGGCCTCCAGCGTCAGGTGGTCGTTCGACACGAACTCCTTGACCACGAACGGGCCCGTGCCGATCGGCTTTGTAAACTCCTTTTGGCCGGTGGCGGCGATCTCTTCCTTGGGGAATACGGCGTTGGAGAGCACCGCGAGCCGTGCCAGCATGCTGGCCACCGGCGAGTTCAGCACGATGGCGACCGTCTTGTCGTTCAGTTTGACGATCGTCTTCGCTTCTGCGAGGGTCCATTTGTAGACGCCCTGGGTGCGCGCGCGCTCGAGCGATGCGACGACGTCGTCCGCGATCACGGGCTTACCGTTGTGGAACCGCGTGTCGCGCAGGTAGAACGTGTAGGTGAGGCCGTTGCCGCTGACCGTCCACCGCTCGGCGAGCGCCGGCTCGACGGCCGTCGCGGTCTCGTTCGCGCGGACGAGGCCCTGGCAGATGTTGGACAGCGTGGTGCTGTCGGTACGGGCCTGGGTCCACACCGGATCCATCCGGATCGGGATGGTCGTGTAGGCCCATGTGAGAGTGCCGCCGCGCCGCGCGGGCTCGGCCGCCGCAACCTCGAGGATCGCGTGCCATCGGTCGAGCGCGAGCAGCCCTGCGCCCGCCGCCACCGCTCCCAGAAACTCACGCCGCCTCATGCCGCACCTCCCGGGGGACTCTGACGGCCCTTTTCGCCCCGGTTCGCGTGCCGCCCTCC encodes:
- a CDS encoding ABC transporter substrate-binding protein; this encodes MRRREFLGAVAAGAGLLALDRWHAILEVAAAEPARRGGTLTWAYTTIPIRMDPVWTQARTDSTTLSNICQGLVRANETATAVEPALAERWTVSGNGLTYTFYLRDTRFHNGKPVIADDVVASLERARTQGVYKWTLAEAKTIVKLNDKTVAIVLNSPVASMLARLAVLSNAVFPKEEIAATGQKEFTKPIGTGPFVVKEFVSNDHLTLEANPHYWETAPDGKPYPYLDQVIIKQVPEDTTKVLQIQAGNLNGAEAIPFSQLAVLKRDPRGQLLTFAQQQVYFLVVQTTRPPFDDVKVRQAMSLALDRKVYVDRATAGLAVPANSFMPRSGLFWNSRASLPFDPARAKQLMKESKYPNGRSGITLQLPSGSQLGRDNAVLAQQMWGDIGIQVQIQETDGAALVAAWYKGAYDAISGYQWTNGMMDPDQLVQFFFVDPRMNSGYQPSAHAVQLVKAAAEELDQRKREALYNEIQNIYNQDVGGTISLYYTPSVNYLTPNVRGFLRTPLSVPLYWKVSLA